In Paenibacillus sp. J23TS9, a single genomic region encodes these proteins:
- the gcvH gene encoding glycine cleavage system protein GcvH — MSNVKENRWYSKDHEWVEKVSGNVVRIGISDFAQHQLGDIVFVELPDEGTEVKAEETIGTIESVKTVSDLFSPVGGQIMKINSNLNDEPELVNSEPYEGGWMAEIEVPGELDEHLSTLLSAEQYEKFLEE; from the coding sequence ATGAGCAATGTGAAAGAGAACCGTTGGTACAGCAAGGATCATGAATGGGTTGAAAAGGTAAGCGGAAACGTCGTGCGGATCGGTATCAGTGATTTTGCACAGCATCAGCTGGGTGATATTGTGTTTGTAGAGCTCCCGGATGAAGGCACAGAAGTCAAAGCCGAGGAGACGATCGGAACGATTGAATCCGTAAAAACCGTATCGGATCTGTTCAGCCCTGTTGGCGGTCAAATCATGAAAATCAACTCAAACTTGAATGATGAGCCTGAACTCGTGAATAGCGAGCCTTATGAAGGCGGTTGGATGGCAGAGATTGAAGTTCCGGGAGAACTGGATGAGCATCTGTCGACACTGCTGAGCGCAGAGCAGTATGAAAAGTTCCTGGAAGAGTAA
- a CDS encoding RNA polymerase sigma factor encodes MDGLADLMIADDPYDALRDLMRCYSQDVWNFAFFLTRNREAADDISQEVFLKAYEHWRGFERRSSPKTWLLAMARNLSRNWLKSHSVRKVVLMEQIFHRSMVSSAETEYLDQLQTQTIWHHMLQLPAKYREVLLLDAHYGMGYSDIAELLGIAQGTVKSRIHRARKRMEKAMKGDLHDEQ; translated from the coding sequence ATGGATGGCCTGGCTGATCTCATGATTGCCGATGACCCGTATGACGCGCTGCGCGATCTCATGCGCTGTTATTCGCAGGATGTCTGGAACTTCGCCTTTTTCTTAACGAGGAACAGGGAAGCCGCTGACGATATATCACAGGAAGTTTTTTTGAAAGCTTACGAACACTGGAGGGGTTTTGAGAGGCGTAGCTCCCCCAAAACCTGGCTGCTGGCCATGGCTCGCAACTTGAGCCGGAACTGGCTGAAATCCCACAGCGTGAGAAAAGTAGTTCTGATGGAGCAAATTTTTCATCGCAGTATGGTCAGCTCAGCCGAGACAGAATATTTGGACCAGCTGCAAACACAAACCATCTGGCACCATATGTTGCAGCTGCCTGCCAAATACCGGGAGGTGCTGCTTCTCGATGCCCATTACGGAATGGGTTATTCCGATATCGCAGAGCTGCTTGGCATTGCCCAAGGAACGGTCAAATCCCGGATACATCGTGCAAGAAAACGGATGGAGAAAGCGATGAAAGGAGACCTGCATGATGAACAATGA
- a CDS encoding ROK family protein produces MERVVGVDIGCTKMYLYAQVNGEHVEQKVPTGLDCPREQLKHDIDTFLEGLPFVPEGLGMAVPGLVEGDSRVKLSDIRSLTGITTDYFGGGRFPVRFINDVKAATVAETVHYTDKDTIAVIMAGSGIALGVYSKERMFTGAHGFAGELGYCVIPTENGPKTLDSLAGGIGILMQAGCGIEEFLERISSKDPGTEKLLAKAGVHFGLALTNVIHLFNPDVIVIGGSTATYPGYMEQALETAEKHTLPDMFGHCLITPAKDNKRIVALGAMEYMRSGMQL; encoded by the coding sequence GTGGAGAGAGTGGTCGGTGTCGATATCGGTTGTACGAAAATGTATCTTTATGCGCAGGTGAACGGGGAGCATGTGGAACAGAAAGTACCGACGGGGCTGGATTGTCCCAGGGAGCAGCTGAAGCATGATATTGATACCTTCCTTGAGGGTCTGCCTTTTGTGCCTGAGGGTCTAGGTATGGCAGTGCCGGGTCTTGTGGAGGGAGATAGCCGGGTGAAGCTTTCGGATATCCGTTCATTGACAGGCATAACGACAGATTATTTTGGCGGGGGAAGATTTCCGGTCCGGTTTATCAATGATGTCAAAGCTGCTACGGTGGCGGAAACCGTCCATTATACAGACAAGGACACGATTGCTGTTATTATGGCGGGTTCCGGTATTGCGCTGGGCGTTTATTCGAAAGAACGCATGTTTACAGGGGCGCACGGCTTTGCCGGAGAACTGGGTTATTGTGTAATACCAACGGAAAACGGACCGAAAACATTGGACAGTCTGGCAGGTGGTATCGGAATTTTGATGCAGGCAGGATGCGGTATCGAGGAATTTCTCGAACGGATAAGCAGCAAGGATCCAGGCACAGAGAAGCTGCTGGCCAAGGCGGGGGTTCACTTCGGGCTGGCTTTGACGAATGTGATACATCTGTTCAATCCGGATGTAATCGTGATCGGTGGAAGCACGGCTACTTATCCCGGTTATATGGAGCAGGCGCTTGAAACCGCCGAAAAACATACACTGCCGGATATGTTCGGCCACTGCTTGATCACTCCGGCAAAAGACAACAAACGCATTGTAGCTCTCGGAGCTATGGAATATATGCGCAGCGGCATGCAGCTTTAG
- the gcvT gene encoding glycine cleavage system aminomethyltransferase GcvT, whose protein sequence is MSELKRTPLYPLYAEISGLRCIDFGGWELPVQFSGIHKEHEAVREAAGLFDVSHMGEFMVSGPQAESFIQHVTVNDVTTLTPGQAQYSAMCYPDGGVVDDLLVYKLGEQSYMLVVNASNLDKDWEWLQQHLVDGVQMTNESEGTALLALQGPKAKEILAPLVDTDLAQLGAFHFLQQVPLLGASVLISRTGYTGEDGFEIYLPAGDAPAVWKGLLEHGGAHGLLPAGLGARDTLRFEAKLPLYGQELSRDISPLEGGIGFFVKLNQADDFIGKEALRQQKNDGVPRKLVGIEMIDRGIPRSHYPVYSGETQIGEITTGTQSPTLKRNLGLALIESGHAAIGTQVEVDVRGKRLKAEVVSVPFYKRAQKGADSK, encoded by the coding sequence GTGTCCGAGCTTAAACGAACCCCGCTTTACCCTCTTTATGCCGAAATATCCGGATTACGCTGCATCGATTTTGGCGGCTGGGAGCTGCCTGTTCAGTTCAGCGGTATTCATAAAGAGCATGAGGCTGTCCGTGAAGCCGCCGGTTTATTCGATGTATCGCATATGGGTGAATTCATGGTGAGTGGTCCTCAGGCTGAAAGCTTTATCCAGCATGTGACTGTCAACGATGTAACTACCCTTACCCCCGGACAGGCGCAGTACAGCGCGATGTGTTATCCGGATGGCGGCGTGGTCGATGATCTGCTGGTCTACAAGCTGGGCGAGCAGTCTTACATGCTGGTCGTGAATGCATCGAACCTGGATAAGGACTGGGAATGGCTGCAGCAGCATCTTGTGGATGGTGTTCAAATGACTAATGAGTCTGAAGGAACAGCTCTCCTTGCGCTTCAGGGACCCAAAGCTAAAGAGATTCTCGCTCCGCTCGTTGATACGGATCTTGCTCAGCTCGGGGCGTTTCACTTCCTGCAGCAAGTCCCCCTCCTCGGCGCATCTGTCCTCATCTCACGCACCGGTTACACCGGCGAAGATGGCTTTGAGATTTACCTGCCTGCTGGAGATGCTCCCGCTGTATGGAAGGGACTGCTTGAACACGGCGGCGCCCATGGTCTTCTTCCTGCTGGACTCGGTGCCCGCGATACGCTCCGTTTTGAAGCCAAGCTGCCTCTTTACGGACAAGAGCTGTCCCGAGATATCTCTCCGCTGGAAGGCGGCATTGGCTTTTTCGTGAAGCTGAACCAAGCTGATGATTTTATTGGCAAAGAAGCCCTCCGGCAGCAAAAAAATGATGGTGTACCACGAAAATTGGTTGGTATCGAAATGATCGATCGGGGAATCCCGCGTTCGCATTATCCGGTATATTCCGGTGAAACGCAGATAGGTGAAATTACTACAGGAACGCAGTCTCCCACGCTAAAGCGCAATCTGGGGCTTGCTCTGATTGAGAGTGGTCATGCCGCAATAGGCACACAGGTTGAAGTGGATGTCCGCGGCAAACGACTGAAAGCTGAAGTTGTAAGTGTCCCCTTTTATAAAAGAGCCCAAAAAGGAGCTGACTCCAAGTGA
- the gcvPA gene encoding aminomethyl-transferring glycine dehydrogenase subunit GcvPA, translating into MTEQDQQDMLKTVGVNSIEELFKDIPEEIRFKGELPVSKGLDEYALTSHLSALAAKNANTDQYPSFLGAGLYDHHVPSVINHVVSRSEFYTAYTPYQPEVSQGELQAIFEFQSYICELTGMAVANASMYDGATALAEAGSLASAATKRSKLVVSTAVHPESRQVLLAYAHGLGLEIIEVGTKNGVTDMDELAKAIADDTAAVLVQNPNFFGSIEDLASIGELVHAQKGLMIVSTNPISLGLLEAPGKLGADIVVGDAQPLGISSSLGGPTCGFFAVSKDHMRRMPGRIVGQTVDRNGKRGFVLTLQAREQHIRREKATSNICSNQALLALCASVYMSVMGKQGMIEVSQLNLQKSHYAAKRLADVPGVTMPFTSPYFNEFVVKLPDGVSASAVNSKLLKEGFLGGYDLGRSYPELEGHMLIAVTERRTKEQIDQFASRLEGCL; encoded by the coding sequence ATGACCGAGCAGGATCAGCAGGATATGCTGAAAACCGTCGGAGTGAACTCTATTGAAGAGCTGTTTAAAGATATTCCTGAAGAAATTCGTTTTAAGGGCGAACTGCCTGTCTCCAAAGGTTTGGACGAATATGCCCTCACCAGCCATTTATCCGCACTAGCCGCCAAAAACGCCAATACTGACCAGTATCCAAGCTTCCTTGGTGCCGGCCTGTATGACCATCATGTTCCCTCAGTGATTAACCATGTCGTTTCGAGATCCGAATTCTACACTGCTTATACGCCTTATCAGCCTGAGGTCAGCCAAGGCGAGCTGCAGGCCATTTTTGAATTTCAATCTTATATTTGTGAGCTGACAGGCATGGCTGTAGCCAACGCCAGCATGTATGACGGTGCAACCGCTCTTGCTGAAGCCGGTTCGCTGGCAAGTGCCGCCACCAAGCGCAGCAAGCTCGTGGTTTCCACAGCAGTTCATCCAGAATCCAGACAGGTGCTTCTCGCCTATGCGCATGGTCTTGGGCTTGAAATCATTGAGGTGGGCACGAAAAATGGCGTGACGGATATGGATGAGCTTGCGAAGGCTATTGCTGATGACACCGCAGCCGTTCTGGTGCAAAATCCAAACTTCTTCGGCTCGATCGAGGATCTCGCTTCCATCGGTGAACTGGTGCATGCTCAAAAGGGCCTCATGATCGTAAGTACGAATCCAATATCTCTTGGACTTCTGGAAGCCCCCGGCAAGCTTGGCGCAGACATCGTCGTCGGAGATGCACAGCCGCTTGGCATTTCTTCCTCCCTCGGCGGTCCGACATGCGGATTCTTCGCTGTTTCGAAGGATCATATGCGCAGAATGCCAGGCCGGATTGTAGGCCAGACCGTCGACCGAAACGGCAAGCGTGGCTTCGTGCTGACGCTGCAGGCCCGTGAACAGCATATCCGCCGTGAGAAGGCGACCTCGAACATCTGCTCAAACCAAGCGCTGCTTGCGCTCTGCGCTTCCGTATACATGTCTGTAATGGGCAAGCAGGGGATGATCGAGGTCAGCCAGTTGAATCTGCAAAAAAGCCATTATGCCGCAAAGCGCCTTGCAGATGTGCCTGGAGTGACAATGCCGTTTACATCCCCTTACTTCAACGAGTTTGTTGTTAAACTGCCTGATGGCGTTTCCGCTTCCGCTGTAAATTCCAAACTGCTGAAAGAAGGCTTCCTCGGTGGATATGACCTGGGCCGCTCTTATCCGGAGCTGGAAGGCCATATGCTGATTGCTGTCACGGAACGCAGAACCAAAGAACAGATAGACCAATTCGCATCACGGCTGGAGGGCTGTTTATGA
- the sdaAB gene encoding L-serine ammonia-lyase, iron-sulfur-dependent subunit beta, with translation MRFKNVFSIIGPSMVGPSSSHTAGAVRIGRVARQLLGSQPEKAQITLFGSFAETYWGHGTDLALTAGLLNFDTDDERIPEADIEAEKAGMSMEWVQGKGNGPHPNSVKITLWAGESKAEIVAASIGGGTIAVYSLNGFDVQITGEYPTIAVTHSDSQGVLASLTALLSREGINIGYMDVDRKGRSGAAMTVFELDSAPAENIIKEMTNQPFILEVTMIDLTQRS, from the coding sequence TTGAGATTCAAAAATGTATTTTCCATCATTGGTCCGTCCATGGTAGGACCTTCCAGTTCCCATACCGCCGGTGCCGTGCGCATCGGAAGAGTGGCCCGCCAGCTGCTCGGCAGTCAGCCGGAGAAGGCGCAGATCACGCTGTTCGGATCTTTTGCAGAAACGTATTGGGGACATGGAACGGATTTGGCTTTAACGGCCGGATTACTTAATTTTGATACGGATGATGAACGGATTCCCGAAGCGGATATCGAAGCAGAAAAGGCCGGCATGAGCATGGAATGGGTGCAGGGAAAAGGCAACGGACCTCACCCGAACTCTGTAAAAATCACACTTTGGGCGGGAGAGAGCAAGGCGGAGATTGTTGCAGCTTCCATCGGCGGCGGCACGATTGCTGTTTACTCCCTGAACGGTTTTGATGTACAGATTACCGGAGAATATCCAACGATCGCCGTCACCCACTCTGATAGCCAGGGAGTGCTTGCCAGCCTGACGGCTCTGCTCAGCCGGGAAGGAATCAATATCGGGTATATGGATGTGGACCGCAAGGGACGCAGCGGAGCAGCCATGACGGTGTTTGAGCTGGATTCTGCCCCTGCGGAGAACATCATCAAAGAGATGACGAATCAGCCGTTTATTCTGGAAGTGACGATGATAGACTTGACCCAAAGGAGCTAG
- the gcvPB gene encoding aminomethyl-transferring glycine dehydrogenase subunit GcvPB: MIQEKALIFELSHPGRIAYSLPELDVPALDAASVIPASMLRSEPAALPEVYEVDVIRHYTELSRRNFGVDNGFYPLGSCTMKYNPKVNEDVARYAGFAKIHPYQPEESIQGALELLYQLQVDLAGLTGMDAVTLQPAAGAHGEWTGLMMIRAYHESRGEHRDKVIVPDSSHGTNPASASVAGLQTITIPSTDKGLVDLDALRAAVGSDTAALMLTNPNTLGLFEEQIQEIAAIVHEAGGLLYYDGANSNAIMGITRPGDMGFDVVHLNLHKTMSTPHGGGGPGAGPVGVKSLLVPFLPRPFVSKTEHGAFTLEGGNDQSIGRVKAYYGNFGILVRAYTYMRSYGPEGLRRVSECAVLNANYMMKRLEPYFDVPYPGICKHEFVMSGTPLKQYGIRTLDVAKRLLDFGYHPPTIYFPLNVEECMMIEPTETESKDTLDAFIDTMIQIAKEAEEQPELLLNAPYDTPVTRLDETTAARKPVLNCACS; the protein is encoded by the coding sequence ATGATACAGGAAAAAGCATTGATATTTGAGCTCAGTCACCCCGGCCGCATTGCCTATTCCCTGCCGGAACTCGACGTGCCTGCCCTGGATGCTGCGTCCGTCATTCCAGCCTCCATGCTGCGCAGCGAGCCTGCGGCTTTGCCAGAGGTTTATGAAGTGGATGTCATCCGCCATTACACGGAGCTCTCTCGCCGCAATTTCGGTGTGGATAACGGGTTCTACCCTTTGGGCTCCTGCACGATGAAATATAATCCGAAGGTCAATGAAGATGTGGCCCGTTATGCCGGATTTGCTAAAATTCACCCTTATCAGCCAGAGGAAAGCATTCAGGGAGCTTTGGAGCTGCTGTACCAGCTGCAGGTAGACTTGGCCGGACTCACAGGCATGGATGCAGTCACGTTGCAGCCTGCTGCCGGTGCTCACGGCGAGTGGACCGGTCTGATGATGATCCGCGCTTATCATGAAAGCCGCGGAGAGCATCGCGATAAGGTCATCGTACCTGATTCGTCACATGGTACTAATCCGGCAAGTGCTTCCGTTGCCGGCCTACAGACCATTACCATTCCGTCTACGGATAAAGGCCTTGTCGATCTGGATGCACTCCGCGCAGCTGTAGGAAGCGACACGGCTGCCCTGATGCTGACCAATCCGAATACGCTTGGTCTGTTCGAAGAACAAATTCAGGAGATTGCTGCTATCGTTCATGAAGCTGGCGGTCTGCTGTACTATGACGGCGCCAACTCCAATGCCATTATGGGTATTACCCGTCCTGGCGATATGGGCTTTGACGTTGTGCATTTGAACCTCCATAAAACGATGAGCACGCCGCATGGCGGCGGGGGTCCCGGAGCTGGTCCAGTCGGCGTGAAGAGCCTGCTCGTACCGTTCCTTCCGCGTCCATTCGTTTCAAAAACTGAACATGGAGCATTCACTCTTGAAGGCGGGAACGACCAATCTATCGGCCGTGTGAAGGCTTATTACGGTAACTTCGGTATCCTGGTGCGTGCTTACACCTATATGCGAAGCTATGGTCCGGAAGGTCTGCGCCGCGTATCCGAATGCGCTGTGCTGAACGCCAACTACATGATGAAACGACTCGAGCCTTATTTCGATGTACCCTATCCGGGCATCTGCAAGCATGAGTTTGTTATGTCCGGTACACCGCTGAAACAATACGGGATACGCACCTTGGACGTCGCGAAGCGGCTGCTCGATTTCGGGTATCATCCGCCAACCATTTACTTCCCGCTTAACGTGGAGGAGTGCATGATGATCGAACCGACGGAAACAGAAAGTAAAGATACCCTGGATGCGTTCATTGATACAATGATTCAAATTGCCAAGGAAGCCGAAGAGCAGCCGGAACTGCTCCTGAATGCCCCTTACGATACGCCGGTTACCCGTCTGGACGAAACGACAGCGGCACGCAAGCCGGTTCTGAACTGTGCCTGCAGCTGA
- a CDS encoding DUF4871 domain-containing protein, producing MMNNETKPQWYEQLKTPPFEKPMFTPQMEQQVLQQRLRMQKQYRAAKQLKATAIIGVAVVMTVVLILAVTGRLGTDSSTDLAGLWLKNDEAKAWEPHSVYMQHSTPLIEAIPGGDYQAGNASSCYWLLNIPYEQLQQSTIQITATERNTGMAVTELPETAIDRTMSNKDSIRFGSDFALPFAGTWRFDVMIDGQKKGDVVFDIPDSDWQIAPDFEFENSVITGKNMRMGYVSSGFTAGKPNKFLWHLFNVEKLAKQIRVNAVKQGSTDVLTLLETRLSGSEWHKTLPSSMQLPESGLWRLLVYVDDKFFDSMIVVVKEP from the coding sequence ATGATGAACAATGAGACGAAACCACAGTGGTACGAACAGCTGAAAACGCCTCCTTTTGAAAAACCGATGTTCACACCTCAAATGGAGCAGCAGGTACTCCAGCAGCGGCTTCGAATGCAAAAGCAGTACCGTGCAGCCAAACAGCTCAAAGCTACCGCTATCATCGGCGTGGCCGTTGTAATGACGGTTGTACTAATTTTGGCCGTCACAGGAAGACTGGGCACGGACAGCTCTACCGATTTGGCTGGACTATGGCTCAAGAATGATGAAGCCAAAGCATGGGAGCCTCATTCGGTGTATATGCAGCACTCCACCCCCTTGATCGAAGCAATCCCCGGAGGTGACTACCAGGCGGGCAATGCATCAAGCTGTTACTGGCTGCTAAATATCCCTTATGAGCAGCTTCAGCAATCAACCATTCAAATCACAGCTACTGAACGGAACACCGGAATGGCAGTGACTGAGCTGCCTGAAACGGCCATTGACCGAACCATGAGCAATAAAGATTCAATTCGGTTCGGTTCCGATTTCGCGCTGCCTTTTGCCGGAACCTGGAGATTCGATGTCATGATTGACGGGCAAAAGAAGGGTGATGTCGTCTTTGACATCCCCGATTCCGATTGGCAGATCGCACCGGATTTTGAGTTTGAAAATTCGGTGATAACCGGAAAAAACATGAGAATGGGATATGTATCCAGCGGCTTTACAGCGGGCAAGCCAAACAAGTTTCTATGGCATTTGTTTAACGTTGAAAAGCTGGCAAAACAAATACGTGTCAATGCAGTCAAGCAGGGTTCCACGGATGTCCTTACCTTGCTGGAAACCAGGCTCAGCGGAAGTGAATGGCATAAAACCCTGCCAAGCTCCATGCAGCTGCCTGAATCCGGACTTTGGAGACTGCTGGTATATGTGGATGACAAGTTTTTTGACAGCATGATTGTTGTGGTGAAGGAGCCATAG
- a CDS encoding NfeD family protein, which yields METLFWSCLAGGILFAAVSVLLGDLVSHALDGLLDFMSVDFLKPMVIASAVTVFGGAGILLAHYTVWSGFVVVLLSVVIAVVISALVYFFYVKPMDNSENSTGYSIRELSGRIGEVTIPIPETGYGEVMIKLGAGNTLHIASSLERHQLSAGTRVVVVDVQDGVLRVTNLDERRGDVV from the coding sequence ATGGAAACGCTGTTTTGGAGCTGTCTGGCAGGCGGAATCCTGTTTGCGGCGGTCAGCGTGCTGCTGGGCGATCTGGTCAGCCATGCACTCGACGGGCTGCTCGATTTTATGTCAGTTGACTTCCTGAAGCCAATGGTCATCGCAAGCGCAGTAACGGTGTTTGGCGGAGCGGGCATTTTATTGGCGCATTATACGGTCTGGAGCGGTTTTGTAGTGGTTTTGCTGTCGGTGGTTATCGCTGTTGTGATTTCAGCGCTTGTCTACTTTTTTTATGTCAAGCCCATGGATAACAGTGAAAATTCCACCGGGTATTCCATCCGCGAGCTTTCCGGCCGCATTGGAGAGGTCACGATTCCGATTCCCGAGACGGGATACGGCGAGGTCATGATCAAGCTCGGTGCCGGAAATACGCTGCATATTGCTTCAAGCCTTGAGCGCCACCAGCTGTCTGCCGGTACACGGGTAGTCGTTGTGGATGTGCAAGACGGGGTACTTCGTGTCACCAATCTAGATGAGAGAAGAGGAGATGTTGTTTAA
- a CDS encoding flotillin family protein — MDLPEYLIIPIIVVGVIFVLGLAFWARYKTVGPDEAMIVTGSFLGSKNISEDDSGRKIKIVRGGGAFILPVFQQSEFISLLSHKLDVSTPEVYTEQGVPVIADGVAIIKVGGSIEDVATAAEQFIGKPIEALKGEAQEVLEGHLRAILGSMTVEEVYRNRDKFAQEVQGVAARDLKKMGLQIVSFTIKDVRDKQGYLDALGKPRIAAVKRDAEIAEAEAVRDARIQKANAEEQGQKAELLRDTNIAEASKEKELKVASFKKDQDTAKAEADQAYHIQEARAKQTMVEEQMKVELVRKDREIDLQEKEIVVRQKQYDAEVKKKADADRYAVEQAAEADKARRMREADALQYSIETQARASAEQKRLEGQAVADAERAKGTAEAEVIRLRGLAEAEAKEKLAEAFQKFGEAAVLDIIVKMLPELAGKIAQPLSSIDKLTVVDTGKGEGAARVSNYVTELMSTAPEMLKNVSGIDVESLIKNLTSKSKPAPAVAQQSPHELVSLEAGAAQE, encoded by the coding sequence ATGGATTTGCCTGAGTACCTGATTATTCCGATTATTGTTGTAGGGGTTATTTTCGTTTTGGGTTTGGCTTTCTGGGCACGCTATAAGACGGTGGGACCGGATGAGGCCATGATCGTGACGGGATCTTTTTTAGGCAGTAAAAACATCTCGGAGGATGACTCCGGACGTAAAATTAAAATTGTTCGTGGGGGCGGCGCATTTATTCTGCCGGTCTTCCAGCAATCGGAATTTATTTCGCTGCTTTCCCATAAGCTGGACGTTTCGACACCTGAGGTATACACCGAGCAGGGAGTGCCGGTTATTGCTGATGGCGTAGCGATCATCAAGGTTGGAGGCAGCATTGAAGACGTAGCCACCGCGGCAGAGCAGTTCATTGGTAAGCCAATTGAAGCGCTGAAAGGCGAGGCACAGGAAGTGCTTGAAGGCCATCTGCGTGCGATTCTGGGCTCCATGACCGTAGAGGAAGTATATCGGAACCGTGATAAGTTCGCGCAGGAGGTTCAAGGGGTTGCGGCACGCGATTTGAAGAAAATGGGCCTTCAGATCGTATCTTTCACCATTAAGGATGTGCGCGATAAGCAGGGATATCTGGATGCTCTCGGTAAACCGCGGATCGCTGCAGTCAAACGGGATGCCGAAATAGCGGAAGCTGAGGCGGTGCGCGATGCACGGATCCAAAAGGCGAATGCAGAAGAGCAGGGTCAGAAGGCGGAGCTGCTGCGGGATACCAATATTGCGGAAGCCTCGAAGGAGAAAGAGCTTAAGGTCGCGTCCTTTAAGAAAGATCAGGATACGGCTAAGGCGGAAGCGGATCAGGCCTACCATATTCAGGAAGCACGCGCTAAACAAACCATGGTAGAAGAGCAGATGAAGGTGGAACTGGTTCGTAAAGACCGGGAGATCGATCTGCAGGAAAAAGAAATTGTGGTACGTCAGAAGCAGTACGACGCTGAAGTGAAGAAAAAGGCGGATGCCGACCGCTATGCGGTTGAACAGGCGGCTGAAGCGGATAAAGCTCGCAGAATGCGCGAAGCCGACGCATTGCAATACTCCATCGAAACGCAGGCCAGGGCCTCTGCCGAGCAGAAACGTCTGGAAGGTCAGGCTGTTGCCGATGCAGAGCGGGCCAAAGGTACTGCAGAAGCCGAAGTCATCCGGCTGCGCGGTTTGGCTGAGGCGGAAGCAAAAGAGAAGCTGGCGGAAGCCTTCCAAAAATTCGGCGAAGCTGCAGTGCTCGATATTATCGTCAAGATGCTGCCAGAACTGGCAGGGAAAATCGCCCAGCCGCTCTCCTCGATCGACAAGCTTACGGTGGTCGATACAGGCAAAGGCGAAGGCGCAGCCCGTGTGAGCAACTATGTGACGGAGCTGATGTCTACGGCACCTGAAATGCTGAAAAATGTGTCCGGCATCGATGTCGAGAGTCTGATCAAGAATTTGACCAGCAAATCGAAACCTGCTCCGGCGGTTGCCCAGCAATCACCTCATGAGCTGGTTAGTCTGGAAGCGGGCGCAGCGCAGGAATAG
- the sdaAA gene encoding L-serine ammonia-lyase, iron-sulfur-dependent, subunit alpha: MRFETLEQLADICLNENKTIAEVMMEDQAKETNIPVDEVFRQMADYYQVMKEAVQKGLTGNTKSRSGLTGGDAKKVADYMQQGEPCLGGPSATAMAYALAVSEVNASMGRIIATPTAGSCGIIPGVFVSTQERFGWDDDKLVHGLFTAGAIGFVIANNASISGAEGGCQAEVGSAIGMAAGAMVELRGGSPQQAVHAVGLALKNCLGLICDPVAGLVEIPCIVRNGLGAVTALAAADMALAGVGSVIPADEVIGVMLEVGSAMPTKHRETGKGGLAATPTGRKLTKELVEQRRRKVKEAKQPPSDMN, encoded by the coding sequence ATGAGATTTGAGACGCTGGAACAGCTGGCAGACATCTGCCTGAATGAGAACAAAACGATTGCTGAAGTGATGATGGAGGATCAGGCCAAGGAAACTAATATCCCTGTGGATGAGGTATTCCGGCAGATGGCTGATTATTACCAGGTCATGAAGGAGGCCGTTCAGAAGGGGTTGACCGGCAACACGAAATCACGAAGCGGACTGACGGGCGGAGACGCTAAAAAAGTGGCGGATTACATGCAGCAGGGCGAACCATGCCTTGGCGGGCCTTCTGCCACTGCGATGGCTTACGCACTTGCTGTTTCCGAAGTCAACGCATCTATGGGCAGAATCATAGCCACGCCTACGGCGGGGTCATGCGGAATTATCCCTGGCGTGTTCGTCAGTACACAGGAACGTTTCGGCTGGGATGACGACAAGCTGGTTCACGGTTTGTTCACTGCCGGTGCAATCGGATTTGTGATTGCAAATAACGCTTCCATCTCTGGAGCGGAAGGTGGATGCCAGGCTGAGGTTGGATCGGCGATTGGTATGGCGGCCGGGGCCATGGTAGAGCTAAGAGGCGGATCACCACAGCAGGCGGTTCACGCTGTGGGTCTCGCCTTGAAAAACTGCCTTGGCCTCATCTGCGATCCGGTAGCAGGGCTTGTGGAAATACCCTGCATTGTGCGCAATGGTCTGGGTGCTGTTACTGCGCTGGCGGCTGCCGATATGGCTCTGGCCGGCGTGGGAAGTGTTATTCCAGCCGATGAGGTTATCGGCGTGATGCTGGAAGTCGGCAGTGCCATGCCGACCAAACACCGGGAAACTGGCAAGGGCGGCCTGGCCGCAACACCTACGGGGCGGAAGCTGACGAAAGAATTGGTGGAGCAGCGGCGCAGAAAAGTCAAAGAAGCCAAGCAGCCGCCGTCAGACATGAATTAA